The genomic stretch GGTGTACGCCTGCTCGGCGTTCAGGTGCGCCACCACTTCCGGGTTTTCCTTCTCACGCAGCCACTCGTAGTTGTCCAGAAAAGTGTCGCCGTGGTGGGTGCGTTCCACGGGGACCTTCTTGGCAACCGGCGGTGCCGCGGGGGCGGTTTCGCTGTGGGCGGCGGGGGCTGCAGGGGGCATGGAAGCGGTGTCTTTGGCCTCGGAAGTCGTCATGGTTCCACTGTAGCCAGCCATGCCCACGCCGGTGAGCCCGCTGTGCTCGTGTATGCCAACAGCGGAGCCGGACATCGGGTTGCGGACGGGGGCATTCGGCATGCCGTTGCGGCCGCGGCTGTTGACCGCCCGGCGGCCGCATGGAATATTTATAGAACGAATGGTCGGTAATGTTGCACGAAGGGGTGTGGGCATGTCTGCAGGGGCACCGCAGGCGTTTTTGGTGGGCGGCGTCCGCACACCCGTTGGCCGCTACGGCGGTGCCCTCTCTGGCGTCCGCCCCGACGATCTCGCCGCCATCGCCGTAGCCGAACTCATGGCCCGCACCGGCGCCGACCCCGCCGCCGTCGACGAGGTCATCCTGGGCAACGCCAACGGCGCCGGGGAGGAAAACCGCAACGTGGCCCGCATGGCCTGGCTCCTCGCCGGATTCCCCGACACCGTCCCCGGCATCACCGTCAACAGGCTGTGCGCCTCCGGCATGTCCGCCATCGCGCTGGCCGGCGCCATGGTCAGGGCAGGGGAAGCGGACATGGTGGTTGCGGGAGGCGTGGAGTCGATGTCCCGGGCCCCGTGGGTCATGGCCAAGCCGGAGAAGGCCTTCGCGAAACCCGGCGCCACCGTCGACACCTCCATCGGCTGGCGCTTCACCAACCCCAACTTCCTCTCCGGCGAGCTCTCCCGCGGCGGCAAGATGACCTTCTCCATGACGGAGACCGCCGAGGAGGTGGCCCGCCGCTACAACATCAGCCGCGAGGACGCCGACGCCTTTGCCGTCCGTTCCCACACCCTGGCGCTCGCCGCCATCGCCGCCGGCCGCCCCGATCCCGAAATCGTCCCGGTCGCCGTGCCCGGCCGGCACGGCGCCACCACCGTCACGCAGGATGAGGGCCCCCGCCCCGGCACCACCCCGGAGGTGCTGGCCGCCCTGCGCCCCGTGGTCAGGGGCGGCACCGTGGTCACGGCCGGCAATTCCTCCACCCTGAACGACGGCGCCTCCGCCATCCTCGTCGCCTCCGAACGCGCCATCCGCCAGCACGGCCTTGTCCCGCGCGCCCGCATCACAGGCTCCGCCACAGCCGGCCTGGCCCCGGAAATCATGGGCATGGGACCCGTCCCCGCCACCCGCAAGCTCCTCGAACGGCGCGGCATCGACGTCAGCCGGCTCGCCGCCGTCGAACTCAACGAAGCGTTCGCCACGCAATCCCTGGCCTGCATCCGCGAGCTCGGCCTGGACCCCGGCACGGTCAACCTCGACGGCGGCGCCATCGCACTCGGCCACCCGCTGGGCTCGTCCGGCTCCCGGATCGTGATCACCCTGCTGGGCCGGCTGGAGCGCGAGGCTCCTGGCGGGCTGGGCCTGGCCACCATGTGCGTCGGAGTGGGCCAGGGCGCGGCGCTGCTCGTGGAGGGTGTTTGATGGAAAATCCCCTGAAGAACGAATCTCTGAAGAACGACGCCGGGCACCCCCTTGATCCCGCATCCTTCGCCACGCTGCTGGTCGCCGAGGCGCCGGACCGGGTGGCCGTGCAGCTGAACCGGCCGGCCGTGCGGAATGCGATCGACGCCGCGATGGTGGCCGAACTGCATGCCGTGTGCGCGTACGTGGAGGCTGTGCCGAAGGTGCTCATCCTCGCCGGCATCCCGGCCGACGAGGCCGCCGGCGTGCGGGGCGTGTTTGCCTCCGGGGCCGACATCGCCGAACTGCTGCAGCGCGGCCGGGACGACGCGCTGGCCGGCATCAACTCGGGCCTGTTCGAGCGGATCCACAGGCTGCCCATGCCCGTCATCGCCGCCCTGGACGGGTACGCGCTGGGCGGCGGTGCGGAGTTGGCGTATGCCGCCGACTTCCGCATCGGCACCCGGGGCCTGCGGATGGGTCAGCCGGAGACGTCTCTGGGCATCATGGCCGCAGCGGGGGCGACATGGCGGCTGAAGGAATTGGTGGGGGAGCCGGTGGCGCTGGCGATGTTGCTGGCCGGGCGGCACCTGACGGGAGAGGGCGCCCTGGCCGTGGGGCTGGTCTCCGAACTCGTGGAATCCTCCGAGCTCATGGCGGCCGCGCACGCGCTGGCGGACCGGATAGCGGCGCAGGACCCGCTCGCCGTGCAGGCCACCAAGCGCGCATTCCATGCCCCGCGCGACGCCCACCCCGAGATGGACAACCGCGAACAGGCGGAGCTGTTCGAGTCCCCGGCCAAGGCTGAACGCATGCAGGCCTTCCTCGACAAGCGCCAGGCAAGGAAAGGGCCATGACCTCCAATCCTCCGCCAACCGCAGACGCCCGCTTGCCTTCCGGGCATTTTATCCCAGCGCTCCCTCACTCTGTGGGTGTTTTGGGCGGCGGCCGCATGGGTGCCGGCATTGCGCACGCCTTCCTCATGGCAGGCTGCGAGGTGCTCGTGGTGGAGCGCGACACCGAGGCTGCCGCGGCTGCGCGCTCCCGGGTCGAAAACGCGGTCGCAAAGTCCGTGGAGCGAGGGGCTGCTGGCGGTCCCGATGGCTTTTTGGCCAGGCTGGCAGTTTCCACCGACTACGCCCACTTTGCCCGGTGCGGGCTGGTCGTGGAGGCCGTTCCTGAAATCCGGGATTTGAAGGTCTCTTCCCTGCAGGCCGTCGAAAGGCACCTGGGCCCGGCCGCCCACCTGGCCTCCAACACCTCCTCGCTGTCCATGACCGGGTTGGCTGCCGAACTGGAACGCCCGGGGAACTTTATCGGCCTGCACTTCTTCAACCCCGTCCCCGCCTCGACACTGGTGGAAGTTGTTGTCGCAGCGCAAACGCTGCCGATGCTGGTGGACTCGGCCCAAGGATGGGTGGCGGCGCTGGGCAAAACCGCTGTCGTGGTCAACGATGCACCGGGTTTTGCGTCCTCGCGGCTGGGCGTGGTGCTGGCTTTGGAGGCCATGCGCATGCTGGAGGAAGGCGTGGCCAGTGCGGAAGACATCGACAACGCCATGGTGCTCGGCTACCGGCACCAGACAGGACCGCTCCGCACCACCGATCTGGTGGGCCTGGATGTGCGCCTGGAAATCGCCGACTACCTGGCGGAAACCCTGGGTGAACGGTTTGCGCCTCCCCAGATCCTGCGCGACAAGGTGGCACGCGGCGAACTGGGCCGCAAGAGCGGCAAGGGATTCTTTGACTGGGGCTGAGCCGGCGGCGGCCCTGCCGACCACCACCCACCCCGCAAATGAACGCAACAAAGCACAGTGAAAGGACGTGCCGGCCATGGAAACTGCTACGGCGATTCAGACGGTACCCAGCTACATTCGTGATGCCTGGTGGACGCCCGCCGATGGTGCCGCCGCCACGGAGGTCCGCGACGCCAGCACGGGCGAGGTCATCGCCCGGGTGTCGGCCGAAGGACTCGACCTGGCGGCCGCCGTCGACCATGGACGCAGCGTGGGCCAGACCGAACTGGGGAGGCTGACCACCCACGGGCGCGCCCTGCTGTTAAGGGACCTGGCGCAATACCTGAACGGCCGGAGTGAGGAACTGTACGCGGTCTCCGCGCAAACCGGTGCCACGAGGATTGATTCCATGGTGGACATCGACGGCGGCATCGGCGTGCTGTTCACCCTGTCGTCCAAGGGACGGCGCGAACTTCCCAACGCGAACGTCATCGTGGAGGGGCCCGTGGAGGTGCTGAGCAAGGACGGCTCGTTCATCGGCGAGCACATCCACACGCGCATTCCGGGTGTGGCCGTGCAGGTCAACGCCTTCAACTTCCCCGTGTGGGGCATGCTGGAAAAGTTCGCGCCGGCGTTCATCGCAGGGGTCCCCACCATCGTGAAGCCGGCCACGCCCACCGGATTCCTGGCCGAGGCTGCGGTGCGCGCCATGGTGGAGTCCGGGATCCTGCCGGACGGTTCGCTGCAGCTGGTGTCCGGCCCGGCCCGCGACCTTTTGGACCGGCTGGACTACCGCGACATGGTCTCCTTCACGGGCTCCGCCAGCACCGCAACCCTGCTGCGAAACCACCCGAACGTGGCGCACGGCGGCGTCCGCTTCATGGCCGAGACCGACTCCCTCAACGCCGCCATCCTGGGCCCCGACGCCGTCCCCGGCACCCCCGAATTCGACGCCTTCATCAAGTCAGCAGCCACCGAAATGACCGTCAAGGCCGGGCAAAAGTGCACGGCGATCCGGCGCGTCATCGTCCCCAACCCCGTGCGCCATGCCGTCATTGACGCCATCGGCGCACGGCTCCGTGAGCGCGTGGTCATTGGCGACCCCCGCGCCGACGGGGTCACGATGGGTGCCCTCGCCTCCCTCGAACAGCTGGCGGATGTCCGCGCAGCCGTCCGTGCCATGCTCGCGGCCGGGGGCGAGCTGGCCTACGGCACCCTGGACGCGCCGGCGGTGACGCGCGCTGACGGGGAGGTGTCCGGCGTCGAACAGGGCGCCTTCATGTCCCCGGTGCTGCTGAACTGGCCGGATTCAGGGTCGCCTGCGGTCCACACGCTGGAGGCATTTGGCCCGGTGGCCGGGGTGCTGGGTTATGACATGCACGACGGCGATGCCTCCGAAGCGGTCAGGCTCGCGGCGCTGGGGGCCGGGTCCCTTGTGGCGACCGTGTGCACCAACGATCCCGAGGTGGCGCGGCAGCTGGTGACCGGGATCGCGGCGCACCACGGCCGCATCCTGCTGCTGAACCGCGAGGATGCCCGCAGCTCCACCGGGCACGGGGCTCCGGTTCCGCACCTGGTGCACGGCGGGCCGGGCCGGGCTGGCGGCGGCGAGGAGCTCGGCGGCATCCGCTCGGTCTGGCACCACATGCAGCGCACCGCCCTTCAGGGCTCGCCCAACATGCTCACGGCCCTGACCGGCGAATGGCACACGGGTGCAGACCGGGTTATCGCCGGGGATCCGGAGTTTGGCGGTGTGCCCGGCGCTGTGCACCCGTTCCGGAAGTCGCTGGCGGAGCTGCGCATCGGCGACGCGTTTGCCTCGGGCCTGCGGCAGGTGGAGCTCGCCGACATCTCGGCGTTTGCGGAGGGCACGGGCGACTTGTTCTACGCCCACACCGACGCTGACGCCGCGGCGAGGAACCCGTTCTTCCCCGGGATCGTGGCGCACGGGTACCTGCTGGTGTCGTGGGCGGCGGGGTTGTTCGTGGAACCCGCACCGGGGCCCGTCCTGGCCAACTACGGACTTGAAAGCCTGCGCTTTCTGACGCCCGTTGCGGCCGGCGATTCGATCCGCGTGACACTGACGGCCAAGCGCATCACCCCGCGCGTCACTGATGACTACGGGGAGGTCTGCTGGGATGCCGTGCTGAACAACCAGGACGGGGCCACCGTGGCCACGTACGACGTCCTGACGCTCGTGGAGAAGGTGGACACCCTCTACGCGTAGCGCCGTGCCCAACGGGTCCCGCCATGAAGCCGCCGGTCAGTTCCGGTGGTAGAAGTTGCGGCGCTCACGCCGGGTGATGTCTTCGGAGTAGGGCGGCTTGAACCAGGCGGCGCCGCCGTCGAGCCGGACACTCCAGCCCCTGTTGTGAAGGTAGTGGTGGTGCAGGCTGCAACAGAGAACGCCGTTGTCCACACTTGTGTCCCCGCCGTTCTGCCACGGGATGATGTGGTGCGCTTCGGTCCACTGCGGGGGCACCGTGCAGTCCGGGAAGGCGCAGCCCATGTCGCGGGCCACGAGGATCTTGCGTTGGGCGAACGTGAAAAGCCTTTGGGTGCGGCCCACATCGAGAATCTGCCCGTTGCTGTCTACCAGCATGCGGGTGACATCTGCATCGCACACCGCTTCGGAAAACAAGGGCCGTGGAACCTTTCCGCTGAAGGGGGTGTTGATGGTCCCTCCCATGGATTGGCCGTCTTTGGATTGGCGGTCAATATCTTCCTGCGTCACAGACAGGTAGAGCTGGGTTTTCAATCCGCCGTTGAGGGGGAGGGCGCCGGTGCCCGCACACCATTGACCAAGTGGGGCCACGGCCCAGCATTGCCCGGCTGCTGGTCAGGACGGTCCGGGTCATCTTCGGGCGGAACCGGCCCGGATCCCCATGGACGTGGCCTCGTCATAGCGGCAACGTCAGTTGTTACCGCCAATCAAGCTAGGAACAGTGGAAATTGCTTGGGACTCCGTTGGACCTATGTCGGCCCGCCATTCCCTGTCATCGTGAACTGTTGCGCATTGGCAACTCTGGTGGCAGTGAGTCCCTTGTTTCCTCTTAGCAATACCTCCGGGAAGCTGAGTCCTAGACAACGCGCGAACGCTCTGCGTATCGTGATGTGAGGTGTACATCTGGGGAAGTCGAGTTCTCTGACCCCACGAATTAGGAGGTCGACGTGACTTTTGATCAGCATTGGCGGCAGATCGCGCTCCGCAGTAAATATCGAACAGCCACAGCAACTGTATTCGGGATTACGCTTCTCGCGCTTATTTTGCAATTCATCATTTTTCCGCAGAATCCGGAAATTGCTTCCTTGGTGAATTCGACTGTACCTATCGTGTTGATCGGATACTTTGTGAAACTTGCAGACTTGACCCGCAAGGCCGCGAAAAGGGACAAAATTTCGATTCCTTGAGCGGTGCTGAGTGAAAGATTTGTCATGGCTGGTGCCATGTTTCGGCAGGTTGAAAGAGGCTACTTCAGCGCCAAGTATCAGGGCCGGAGAATGCAGCACTGAACCTACTTGCGAAGCCCTTCCAGTGTCATGGCCAGAACGTCGTCGGCCAGTTGCGGGGCGGACAGGCTGCCTCCGGGCTTGTACCACTCAACAATTGAATTCACGGTGCCGAACATGAGCCGGGTGATGGTGCCGGCGGCAATGTCGTCCCGCAGGGTTCCGGCCTTCTGGGCCTCGGCCACCAGGCCGGTGACGGTCCGGTCAAAGGCGCGGCGGCGCGCCATCGCCTCCCGTTCCATCTCGGTGTTGCCCCGCAGCCGCAGCAGCAGGGTGACAAAGGGCAGGCGCTCCACCAGCACCGAAATCATCTCCCGGAGCACAAACTCAAGGCGGGCATCAGGCGCTCCCGAGGTGGCGCCGTCGTACGTCAAGACCTCTTCCAGCCCGCCCAGGGCCTCCTCCAGAGCCAGCCTCAACAGCTCCTCCTTGGACGGGACGTGGTGGTAGATGGCCGACTTGGTGATGCCCAGGTTCTCGGCCAGGATCCCCATGGACGTGGCCTCGTAGCCGTGCCGGTTGAAGACGTCGACGGCGATCCGCAGGACGGTTTGCTGGTCGTAGCCGGGCCGGCCGCGCTTGGCGGGGGCGGTGGCGGGCGAGGGGGCGGTGTTGGGCATGTTCCCTAGTTTCCCATGGTGGTTTCCGCCCGCTTAATCGCGGGTCCGGTTGTCATAGACGCGCCGCAGCTTGCCGCTGGAGCGGGCCAGCGAGCCCGGGGCGGCAATGTCGACGACGGCCGTGGAACCGATGTACGTCTTGACCGCCCGCCGCAAGGCCTCCGCCGCGGCGGCGCGCGCCTCCTCCGTGGCGTCGGGGCGCGGTTCGATGTGGATGGTCATTTCGTCCCGGTGCCCGGAACGCGTCAGCTCGAGCTGGAAATGCGGGCTCAGCGCCGGGATGCGCAAGGCGATTTCCTCGATTTGGGACGGGAAGAGGTTCACGCCGCGCAGGATGATCATGTCGTCGCTGCGCCCGGAAATCCGCGCCATCCGGCGCATGGCCGGGCGCGCCGTGCCGGGGTGCAGGCTGGAGAGGTCCTTGGTGCGGTAGCGGATGACCGGCATGGCCTCCTTGGTGAGCGAGGTGAACACGAGCTCGCCCGTCTGCCCGTCCGGCAGGACGGACCCGTCGTCAAAGGGGTCGATGATTTCCGGGATGAAGTGGTCCTCCCAGATGTGGTTGCCGTCCTTTGTCTCCACGCATTCACCCGCGACGCCCGGCCCCATGACCTCGGAAAGGCCGTAAATGTCGCAGGCATCCAGCCCCATGCCAGTTTCCAGCTCCCGGCGCATTTCCTCCGTCCACGGCTCGGCCCCGCACACGGCAAACTTCAGCGACGTGCTGCGGGGGTCGATGCCGCGGCTGGCCATCGCATCCATGATGGTCAGCAGGTATGTTGGCGTGCACATGATGGCATCCGGTGCGAAGTCCTGGATCAGCTGGACCTGTTTCTCGGTCTGCCCTCCGGACATGGGAACCACGGTGGTGCCCAGCGCCTCGGCGCCGTAGTGCGCGCCCAGCCCGCCGGTGAACAGGCCGTAGCCGTAGGCGTTGTGGACAACCATTCCCGGCCGGACGCCCGACGCCCGCATGGACCGTGCAACCAGCGACGCCCACATGGTGATGTCATTCCTGGTGTACCCCACCACGGTGGGCCGGCCCGTGGTGCCTGAGCTGGCATGGATCCGCACCACCTGGTCCCTAGGCACGGCAAACATGCCAAACGGGTACTCCTGCCGCAGGTCCTCCTTGGTGGTGTACGGGAACTTGGCCAGGTCCGCCAACTCGTGAAGGTCCGACGGGTGCACTCCCGCGGCGTCAAACTTGCGCTTGTACAGCGGCACCCGGTCATAGGCGTACGCCAGGGTGTGCTTCAGGCGGATGAGCTGCAGGGCCTCCAGTTCGCCGCGGCCCATGAGCTCGGCCGGGTCCAGCCGGCCGGGGTCTGCCGGCTGGGATGCTACGGGGGATGCATTGTTCATGAGTCCGGTCTTTCGCCGTCACTGCTTCTTCGGGATGGCCCGGCTCCGGCCGCGGAATTCCGCCACCACCGTGCCGCGTTGATGGTCGACGGCGCTGCTGCCGCGGCTGCCGTTTTCGGCGCCGCCGTCGGCCCCGTCGTTGCCGTCGTCGGCGAAAACCTGGACGTCGTAGAGCCCGCTCCGGCCCTGCTGCTGGCGCCGCCTGGCCACGGCGGTGATCCTCTGCCCGGCGCGCGTCGGCGCCAGGAAATTGACGTCGACGCCGGACGCCACGCTCACGCTGTCCCCGCCGCCGTCGGCCGGGTTGCAGGCCAGCGCAAAGGCGGAATCGGCGAACGCAAAGATCATGCCGCCGTGCGTGATGCCAAAGCCGTTCATCATTTCGGGCCGCAGCGTCATGGCGATCGTCGCCCGCCCGTCGGCCAATTCCAGCACCTCGACCCCCAGCCATTCGGACGCCCGGTCATTGAACAGAAGGGCGTGGTTCTGGGCAGGGCCCGCGGCATCGTCCGCGGCGGGGCCCGGCACGGCGGGCGATTGACTGGCCATGCCCGCCATTATATCCTGAACGAACGGTCGGTAAATAAATATCCGGTGGGTTTTTCAAGAAAGTTCACGGCCGGCCGGCCACCGGGAACAAGGCATATGTCAAAGGAGACGCCATGCCGGAACTACAGGGCGACGACGCCGGACAGGCTCATTTTGACGCCGTCATCGCGAGGGACTCACGGATCGAGCCCACGGACTGGATGCCCGCGGACTACCGCCATGCCCTCATCCGCCAGATGTCCCAGCACGCGCATTCGGAGATCATCGGCATGCAGCCGGAGGCCAACTGGATCACCCGCGCCCCGAGCCTCAAGCGCAAGGCCATCCTCATGGCGAAGGTCCAGGACGAGGCCGGCCACGGGCTCTACCTCTACTCCGCCACGGAAACGCTGGGCATCACACGCGATGAAATGACAGCCCAACTGCTGGCCGGCAAGGCCCGCTACTCCTCGATCTTCAACTATCCCGCCGTGACCTGGGCGGACATGGGCGCCATCGGCTGGATGGTCGACGGCGCCGCGATCACCAACCAGGTGCCGCTGTGCCGGGCGTCGTACGGCCCGTATGCCCGCGCCATGGTGCGCATCTGCAAGGAGGAATCCTTCCACCAGCGCCAGGGTTTTGAGATCCTGCTGGAACTCTCCCACGGCACGCCCGGGCAGAAGGCCATGGCGCAGGACGCCGTCAACCGCTGGTACGGCCCCTCGCTCATGATGTTCGGCCCGCCGGACACCGATTCGCCCAACTCGCAACAGTCCATGGCCTGGAACATCAAGCGCTTCAGCAACGACGAGCTCCGTTCCCGCTTCGTCGGCATGCTTGCGGAACAGGCCAAGGTGCTGGGGCTGGAACTGCCGGATCCGGCCGTCCGCCTCAACCCGGACACCGGAAAGTGGGAGCACGGCCCGCTCGACTGGGACGAGTTCAAGAACGTCCTCGCCGGCCGCGGCCCCTGCAACGCCCAGCGCATGGAGCGCCGCCGCGCCGCGCACGACGGCGGGGCCTGGGTTCGCGAGGCAGCCGCCGCCTACGCTGCCAAACAGGCCGCGCGCGCGGCCCAGGAGGTGGCCTAGCCATGTGCCCCGCCAACACTTCCGCCGGTGCCGGGCCCGCCTCCGAGACGGCTTCCCCCGCTCCAGGCTCGACGCCGGCTCCCGCACCAGCTGCCCCGGCCTGGCCCTTGTGGGAAGTCTTCGTACGGTCAAACCGCGGACTCAGCCACGTCCACGCCGGCTCGCTGCACGCGCCGGATGCGACCATGGCGCTGCGCAACGCCCGCGACCTCTACACCCGCCGCAACGAGGGCGTGTCCATCTGGGTGGTCCCGTCCGACGCCATCGCAGCCTCCGACCCCGACGCCAAGGGCTCCTTCTTCGAATCCCCGCAGGGCAAGGACTACCGCCATGCCACCTACTACACCAAGAGCGAAGGGGTGAAACATTTATGACCGCTCCCACCGGTTCCCAACCCCAGAAGCATCGCAACCCCACCCCCTGGGCCCAGGGGGACAGCGCCGCCTCCGCCACGCGCATCACGCCCGGCAACGCGCTGCGCCCCGAGGACATTGCGCTCACAGCAGCCGAAGGCACAGCCCACCCCTCCGGGGATGTGGCCGAATACGCGCTCCGTCTCGGCGACGACGCCCTCATCCTGGCCCAGCGCCTGGGCCAGTGGATCTCCCGCGGACCCGAACTGGAAGAAGACGTGGCCCTGGGCAACATCGGCCTTGACCAGCTCGGCCACGCCCGCTCCTTCCTCAGCTACGCCGGGGCCGCATGGGGCAAGACCGAGGACGACCTCGCCTACTTCCGCCGTGAACCCGAATTCCGCTCCGCCCACCTGTTCGAGCAGCCCAACGGCGACTTTGCCGCCACGATCGCCCGCCAGTTCGTCGCCGCCAGCTGGCAGTACCCGCTCTACCGCGAACTCAGCAGTTCATCGGACCCCATGCTGGCCGCCATTGCCGCGAAGGCCGTGAAGGAAGTGGACTACCACCTGGACCACAGCACGCAGTGGGTGCTGCGCCTGGCCGGCGGCACGGAGGAATCGCGCCGGCGCATGGTGGCGGGGCTGGACCTCATGTGGCCGTTTGTGGGCGAGCTCTTTGAGGACGATCCGCTCACCACCCAACTCGGGGACGCCGCCGTCGTGCCTTCCAGCCTGACGGCGGAGTTTGACCGAACCACCGGCGCCGTCCTGGCCGAGGCGGAGCTGGCCGTTCCCGCGCACCCCATGGCCACGGGAGGCGGCCGGCGGGGCCGGCACTCGGAGCACCTTGGCTACCTGCTGGCCGAAATGCAGGTCCTGGCGCGCGATTTCCCCGGGGCAAGCTGGTGAGCGCCGTGCAGACACAGACACTGCAGCAGGCGGCCTGGGAGATCGCAGCCGCCGTGCCGGACCCCGAACTTCCCGTGCTGAGCATCGCGGACCTCGGCATCCTGCGCGCCGTCGAGGTGGGCGACGCTGCCGGGATGCCCGACGCCGGAGGGCCGGGTTCCGCGGCAGGCCGGCCTGCCGTGCGGG from Arthrobacter stackebrandtii encodes the following:
- a CDS encoding thiolase family protein, producing MSAGAPQAFLVGGVRTPVGRYGGALSGVRPDDLAAIAVAELMARTGADPAAVDEVILGNANGAGEENRNVARMAWLLAGFPDTVPGITVNRLCASGMSAIALAGAMVRAGEADMVVAGGVESMSRAPWVMAKPEKAFAKPGATVDTSIGWRFTNPNFLSGELSRGGKMTFSMTETAEEVARRYNISREDADAFAVRSHTLALAAIAAGRPDPEIVPVAVPGRHGATTVTQDEGPRPGTTPEVLAALRPVVRGGTVVTAGNSSTLNDGASAILVASERAIRQHGLVPRARITGSATAGLAPEIMGMGPVPATRKLLERRGIDVSRLAAVELNEAFATQSLACIRELGLDPGTVNLDGGAIALGHPLGSSGSRIVITLLGRLEREAPGGLGLATMCVGVGQGAALLVEGV
- a CDS encoding enoyl-CoA hydratase/isomerase family protein, which gives rise to MENPLKNESLKNDAGHPLDPASFATLLVAEAPDRVAVQLNRPAVRNAIDAAMVAELHAVCAYVEAVPKVLILAGIPADEAAGVRGVFASGADIAELLQRGRDDALAGINSGLFERIHRLPMPVIAALDGYALGGGAELAYAADFRIGTRGLRMGQPETSLGIMAAAGATWRLKELVGEPVALAMLLAGRHLTGEGALAVGLVSELVESSELMAAAHALADRIAAQDPLAVQATKRAFHAPRDAHPEMDNREQAELFESPAKAERMQAFLDKRQARKGP
- a CDS encoding 3-hydroxyacyl-CoA dehydrogenase family protein, with amino-acid sequence MTSNPPPTADARLPSGHFIPALPHSVGVLGGGRMGAGIAHAFLMAGCEVLVVERDTEAAAAARSRVENAVAKSVERGAAGGPDGFLARLAVSTDYAHFARCGLVVEAVPEIRDLKVSSLQAVERHLGPAAHLASNTSSLSMTGLAAELERPGNFIGLHFFNPVPASTLVEVVVAAQTLPMLVDSAQGWVAALGKTAVVVNDAPGFASSRLGVVLALEAMRMLEEGVASAEDIDNAMVLGYRHQTGPLRTTDLVGLDVRLEIADYLAETLGERFAPPQILRDKVARGELGRKSGKGFFDWG
- the paaZ gene encoding phenylacetic acid degradation bifunctional protein PaaZ; the protein is METATAIQTVPSYIRDAWWTPADGAAATEVRDASTGEVIARVSAEGLDLAAAVDHGRSVGQTELGRLTTHGRALLLRDLAQYLNGRSEELYAVSAQTGATRIDSMVDIDGGIGVLFTLSSKGRRELPNANVIVEGPVEVLSKDGSFIGEHIHTRIPGVAVQVNAFNFPVWGMLEKFAPAFIAGVPTIVKPATPTGFLAEAAVRAMVESGILPDGSLQLVSGPARDLLDRLDYRDMVSFTGSASTATLLRNHPNVAHGGVRFMAETDSLNAAILGPDAVPGTPEFDAFIKSAATEMTVKAGQKCTAIRRVIVPNPVRHAVIDAIGARLRERVVIGDPRADGVTMGALASLEQLADVRAAVRAMLAAGGELAYGTLDAPAVTRADGEVSGVEQGAFMSPVLLNWPDSGSPAVHTLEAFGPVAGVLGYDMHDGDASEAVRLAALGAGSLVATVCTNDPEVARQLVTGIAAHHGRILLLNREDARSSTGHGAPVPHLVHGGPGRAGGGEELGGIRSVWHHMQRTALQGSPNMLTALTGEWHTGADRVIAGDPEFGGVPGAVHPFRKSLAELRIGDAFASGLRQVELADISAFAEGTGDLFYAHTDADAAARNPFFPGIVAHGYLLVSWAAGLFVEPAPGPVLANYGLESLRFLTPVAAGDSIRVTLTAKRITPRVTDDYGEVCWDAVLNNQDGATVATYDVLTLVEKVDTLYA
- a CDS encoding HNH endonuclease signature motif containing protein, whose amino-acid sequence is MFSEAVCDADVTRMLVDSNGQILDVGRTQRLFTFAQRKILVARDMGCAFPDCTVPPQWTEAHHIIPWQNGGDTSVDNGVLCCSLHHHYLHNRGWSVRLDGGAAWFKPPYSEDITRRERRNFYHRN
- a CDS encoding TetR/AcrR family transcriptional regulator; protein product: MPNTAPSPATAPAKRGRPGYDQQTVLRIAVDVFNRHGYEATSMGILAENLGITKSAIYHHVPSKEELLRLALEEALGGLEEVLTYDGATSGAPDARLEFVLREMISVLVERLPFVTLLLRLRGNTEMEREAMARRRAFDRTVTGLVAEAQKAGTLRDDIAAGTITRLMFGTVNSIVEWYKPGGSLSAPQLADDVLAMTLEGLRK
- the paaK gene encoding phenylacetate--CoA ligase PaaK — encoded protein: MNNASPVASQPADPGRLDPAELMGRGELEALQLIRLKHTLAYAYDRVPLYKRKFDAAGVHPSDLHELADLAKFPYTTKEDLRQEYPFGMFAVPRDQVVRIHASSGTTGRPTVVGYTRNDITMWASLVARSMRASGVRPGMVVHNAYGYGLFTGGLGAHYGAEALGTTVVPMSGGQTEKQVQLIQDFAPDAIMCTPTYLLTIMDAMASRGIDPRSTSLKFAVCGAEPWTEEMRRELETGMGLDACDIYGLSEVMGPGVAGECVETKDGNHIWEDHFIPEIIDPFDDGSVLPDGQTGELVFTSLTKEAMPVIRYRTKDLSSLHPGTARPAMRRMARISGRSDDMIILRGVNLFPSQIEEIALRIPALSPHFQLELTRSGHRDEMTIHIEPRPDATEEARAAAAEALRRAVKTYIGSTAVVDIAAPGSLARSSGKLRRVYDNRTRD
- a CDS encoding hotdog fold thioesterase; the protein is MASQSPAVPGPAADDAAGPAQNHALLFNDRASEWLGVEVLELADGRATIAMTLRPEMMNGFGITHGGMIFAFADSAFALACNPADGGGDSVSVASGVDVNFLAPTRAGQRITAVARRRQQQGRSGLYDVQVFADDGNDGADGGAENGSRGSSAVDHQRGTVVAEFRGRSRAIPKKQ
- the paaA gene encoding 1,2-phenylacetyl-CoA epoxidase subunit PaaA, whose amino-acid sequence is MPELQGDDAGQAHFDAVIARDSRIEPTDWMPADYRHALIRQMSQHAHSEIIGMQPEANWITRAPSLKRKAILMAKVQDEAGHGLYLYSATETLGITRDEMTAQLLAGKARYSSIFNYPAVTWADMGAIGWMVDGAAITNQVPLCRASYGPYARAMVRICKEESFHQRQGFEILLELSHGTPGQKAMAQDAVNRWYGPSLMMFGPPDTDSPNSQQSMAWNIKRFSNDELRSRFVGMLAEQAKVLGLELPDPAVRLNPDTGKWEHGPLDWDEFKNVLAGRGPCNAQRMERRRAAHDGGAWVREAAAAYAAKQAARAAQEVA
- the paaB gene encoding 1,2-phenylacetyl-CoA epoxidase subunit PaaB yields the protein MCPANTSAGAGPASETASPAPGSTPAPAPAAPAWPLWEVFVRSNRGLSHVHAGSLHAPDATMALRNARDLYTRRNEGVSIWVVPSDAIAASDPDAKGSFFESPQGKDYRHATYYTKSEGVKHL